The Colias croceus chromosome 11, ilColCroc2.1 genome has a segment encoding these proteins:
- the LOC123695561 gene encoding luc7-like protein 3 isoform X1: protein MAVLAAAQLLDELMGRHRNTNPNEKIKKPNWEDPEYCKYYMVKFCPHDLFVNTRADLGACPKVHDDEVKDLFEKADSSYKKAQYVEEFLRFCRHMINDVETGKIQKGKQRLELMNSRPDGPPMTQAQTEKNQEQVTLLSEKITALVQEAEEAGTCGNVEQAQGLMKLCDRLKEEKDQLLKQQENSHWSMTAELAAAQEKQMEVCPVCGAFLIVGDAQQRIDDHLSGKQHVGYFKLRQAYEEMTAAREKEQQEKEKRRREEREKERSVRGGGLGSDRRDRERMERDRERDRDKDGNKERERDRHRSSRETEKNNRHEDRDREKERDRDKERERDKDREREKDRDREKDRERDKDRDREREKDRERDRDRDKERDRDRKHRRDRRSPHERSRRRSRDRR, encoded by the exons ATGGCGGTCTTAGCGGCAGCACAATTACTTGACGAATTGATGGGCAGGCATCGTAATACAAACCCaaatgagaaaataaaaaagccaAACTGGGAGGATCCTGAG tattgtaaatattatatggttAAGTTTTGTCCTCATGATTTGTTTGTCAACACAAGAGCAGATTTAGGAGCGTGTCCGAAGGTCCATGATGACGAAGTTAAAGATTTGTTTGAAAAAGCCGATTCTTCATACAAAAAGGCTCAGTATGTCGAAGAATTCCTACGGTTTTGTCGACACATGATAAATGACGTAGAAA CAGGGAAAATTCAAAAGGGGAAGCAGCGATTGGAGTTAATGAACTCCAGACCAGATGGACCACCAATGACCCAGGCTCAGACGGAGAAAAATCAAGAGCAG GTTACGCTACTATCAGAAAAGATAACAGCTTTAGTACAAGAAGCAGAGGAGGCCGGCACTTGTGGTAATGTAGAGCAAGCCCAAGGTTTAATGAAGCTCTGTGATAGACTGAAAGAAGAAAAGGATCAACTTCTTAAACAGCAGGAGAATAG TCATTGGTCCATGACTGCTGAGTTGGCGGCAGCTCAAGAGAAGCAGATGGAAGTATGTCCTGTTTGTGGTGCCTTCTTAATTGTTGGTGATGCTCAACAAAGGATTGATGATCATTTGTCTGGAAAGCAACATGTTGG CTACTTTAAACTGCGTCAAGCGTACGAAGAGATGACGGCGGCGCGCGAGAAGGAGCAGCAGGAGAAGGAGAAGCGGCGCCGAGAGGAGCGCGAGAAGGAGCGCAGCGTGCGCGGCGGCGGGCTCGGCTCCGACCGGCGCGACCGCGAGCGCATGGAGCGGGACCGCGAGCGGGACAGAGACAAGGACGGCAACAAGGAGCGCGAGAGGGACAGACATCG ATCAAGCCGGGAGACTGAAAAGAACAACCGGCACGAAGACCGCGATCGGGAAAAGGAACGTGACCGTGATAAGGAGCGTGAGCGTGACAAGGACCGTGAGCGCGAGAAGGACCGTGACCGTGAAAAGGACCGCGAGCGGGACAAGGACCGCGACCGTGAGCGGGAAAAGGATCGGGAGCGTGATCGCGATCGTGACAAGGAGCGTGATCGTGATCGGAAACATCGGAGGGATAGAA GATCTCCTCACGAACGGTCACGGCGACGATCACGCGACCGCCGCTAG
- the LOC123695561 gene encoding luc7-like protein 3 isoform X2: MAVLAAAQLLDELMGRHRNTNPNEKIKKPNWEDPEYCKYYMVKFCPHDLFVNTRADLGACPKVHDDEVKDLFEKADSSYKKAQYVEEFLRFCRHMINDVERKIQKGKQRLELMNSRPDGPPMTQAQTEKNQEQVTLLSEKITALVQEAEEAGTCGNVEQAQGLMKLCDRLKEEKDQLLKQQENSHWSMTAELAAAQEKQMEVCPVCGAFLIVGDAQQRIDDHLSGKQHVGYFKLRQAYEEMTAAREKEQQEKEKRRREEREKERSVRGGGLGSDRRDRERMERDRERDRDKDGNKERERDRHRSSRETEKNNRHEDRDREKERDRDKERERDKDREREKDRDREKDRERDKDRDREREKDRERDRDRDKERDRDRKHRRDRRSPHERSRRRSRDRR; encoded by the exons ATGGCGGTCTTAGCGGCAGCACAATTACTTGACGAATTGATGGGCAGGCATCGTAATACAAACCCaaatgagaaaataaaaaagccaAACTGGGAGGATCCTGAG tattgtaaatattatatggttAAGTTTTGTCCTCATGATTTGTTTGTCAACACAAGAGCAGATTTAGGAGCGTGTCCGAAGGTCCATGATGACGAAGTTAAAGATTTGTTTGAAAAAGCCGATTCTTCATACAAAAAGGCTCAGTATGTCGAAGAATTCCTACGGTTTTGTCGACACATGATAAATGACGTAGAAA GGAAAATTCAAAAGGGGAAGCAGCGATTGGAGTTAATGAACTCCAGACCAGATGGACCACCAATGACCCAGGCTCAGACGGAGAAAAATCAAGAGCAG GTTACGCTACTATCAGAAAAGATAACAGCTTTAGTACAAGAAGCAGAGGAGGCCGGCACTTGTGGTAATGTAGAGCAAGCCCAAGGTTTAATGAAGCTCTGTGATAGACTGAAAGAAGAAAAGGATCAACTTCTTAAACAGCAGGAGAATAG TCATTGGTCCATGACTGCTGAGTTGGCGGCAGCTCAAGAGAAGCAGATGGAAGTATGTCCTGTTTGTGGTGCCTTCTTAATTGTTGGTGATGCTCAACAAAGGATTGATGATCATTTGTCTGGAAAGCAACATGTTGG CTACTTTAAACTGCGTCAAGCGTACGAAGAGATGACGGCGGCGCGCGAGAAGGAGCAGCAGGAGAAGGAGAAGCGGCGCCGAGAGGAGCGCGAGAAGGAGCGCAGCGTGCGCGGCGGCGGGCTCGGCTCCGACCGGCGCGACCGCGAGCGCATGGAGCGGGACCGCGAGCGGGACAGAGACAAGGACGGCAACAAGGAGCGCGAGAGGGACAGACATCG ATCAAGCCGGGAGACTGAAAAGAACAACCGGCACGAAGACCGCGATCGGGAAAAGGAACGTGACCGTGATAAGGAGCGTGAGCGTGACAAGGACCGTGAGCGCGAGAAGGACCGTGACCGTGAAAAGGACCGCGAGCGGGACAAGGACCGCGACCGTGAGCGGGAAAAGGATCGGGAGCGTGATCGCGATCGTGACAAGGAGCGTGATCGTGATCGGAAACATCGGAGGGATAGAA GATCTCCTCACGAACGGTCACGGCGACGATCACGCGACCGCCGCTAG